One genomic region from Syngnathus typhle isolate RoL2023-S1 ecotype Sweden linkage group LG17, RoL_Styp_1.0, whole genome shotgun sequence encodes:
- the hspb9 gene encoding heat shock protein beta-9, producing the protein MSRHAALSSLFGDDPFFNQGGLLWPLSSLRQDLLTRKVGLADSFFKDGSGFFNSPRLASTFLRMGERDEAEEEETRAQVRQDQVQRASPHDDLLVTLDARGYAPGDISVKLEGRSLLVMATKQAGAQESHSCSSPSSKASFASSAASQVGFKQRIHLSPHLDLSGLSCSLMEDGQLRIHAPVAKQAITEGPKEPMAEEPKEPMAEEPKEPMPEEPKELMAEEKEGVPPVFRASLEFPVTQEQTEAQQTH; encoded by the exons ATGTCCCGACACGCAGCCCTGAGTAGCCTCTTTGGCGATGACCCTTTCTTCAACCAGGGAGGGCTCCTGTGGCCCCTTTCCTCGCTACGACAGGACCTCCTCACCCGCAAAGTTGGGCTAGCCGACAGTTTCTTCAAGGATGGATCTGGATTCTTTAATTCACCCCGCTTGGCCTCCACTTTCCTCAG AATGGGCGAGCGAGACGAAGCCGAAGAAGAGGAGACGCGGGCTCAGGTCCGGCAGGATCAGGTCCAGCGGGCTTCGCCGCACGACGACCTCCTGGTGACCCTAGACGCCCGCGGCTACGCCCCCGGCGACATCAGCGTTAAACTGGAGGGACGCAGCCTCCTGGTGATGGCCACCAAGCAGGCGGGCGCTCAGGAAAGCCACTCCTGCTCATCTCCGTCCTCCAAAGCCTCCTTCGCCTCCTCAGCGGCCTCACAGGTGGGCTTcaagcagaggatccacctctCGCCTCATCTGGACCTCTCCGGACTGTCCTGCTCTCTAATGGAGGACGGACAGCTGCGGATCCACGCCCCGGTGGCTAAGCAGGCCATCACAGAAGGGCCCAAAGAGCCGATGGCGGAGGAGCCCAAAGAGCCGATGGCGGAGGAACCCAAAGAGCCGATGCCGGAGGAGCCCAAAGAGCTGATGGCGGAAGAGAAAGAGGGGGTGCCCCCTGTCTTCAGGGCTTCCCTGGAATTCCCCGTCACTCAGGAGCAAACTGAGGCCCAACAAACACACTAG
- the LOC133170689 gene encoding hemoglobin embryonic subunit alpha-like, which translates to MSLSNKDKDTVKAFWAKAAGKADVIGAEALGRMLYVFPQTKTYFDHWKDLGLNSASVKKHGKVIMAGVNDAVGIIDNLTPGLMNLSELHAFTLRVDPANFKILSQCILVVMAMLFPTDFTPEVHLCMDKFLAALTLAIAEKYR; encoded by the exons ATGAGTCTCTCCAACAAGGACAAAGATACGGTCAAGGCCTTCTGGGCCAAGGCCGCCGGAAAGGCCGACGTGATCGGAGCCGAAGCCCTGGGcag AATGCTCTATGTGTTCCCCCAGACTAAGACCTACTTTGACCACTGGAAGGACTTGGGTTTAAACTCCGCTTCGGTCAAGAAGCACGGCAAGGTGATCATGGCAGGTGTCAACGATGCCGTTGGCATAATCGATAACCTGACACCTGGCCTGATGAACCTCAGCGAGCTGCACGCCTTTACTTTGAGAGTGGACCCAGCCAATTTCAAG ATTCTGTCCCAATGCATTCTTGTGGTGATGGCCATGTTGTTCCCGACCGATTTCACCCCGGAGGTCCACCTGTGCATGGACAAGTTCCTGGCAGCCCTGACTCTCGCCATCGCTGAGAAGTACAGATAA